One window of the Torulaspora delbrueckii CBS 1146 chromosome 6, complete genome genome contains the following:
- the CDH1 gene encoding Cdh1p (similar to Saccharomyces cerevisiae CDH1 (YGL003C); ancestral locus Anc_4.122): MSGYSDNPFINNTPSSSPQKPRDGNRVLKRPFGSSSSSSLLSSPSRQSRTAGSIVYADRFIPNRTGIDLNTLASIGSSASLPPPGPSSTDDQVELQKEIQAHETFDAVLKNELFGEKLVRDAVGKESSIDRIKNTRSSAIDFLGGSNNTVQDSSLFDEEHPDSAPATPRRILPSNDEYRRPSSNSLRGASLLTYTGSNGTRPSTVSLMQSQIFDSMSPVRPDSEKFLLSPGRKFRQIVKIPYRVLDAPSLADDFYYDLVDWSSTDMLAVALGKSIFLTDNASGDVVHLCDTENEYTSLSWVGAGSHLAIGQANGLVEIYDVVKRKCIRTLSGHKDRVACLSWNNHILTSGSRDRRILHRDVRVPDSFFERIETHSQEVCGLKWNPESNKLASGGNDNMVYVYDGTSRSPVLKFEEHTAAVKALAWSPHKRGILASGGGTADRKLKTWNVNTGFKVNEVDTGSQVCNMIWSKNTDEIVTSHGYSRYNLTLWDYPTMNPVAILKGHSFRVLHLTLSADGTTVVSGAGDETLRYWKIFDKPKAKVKPDSVIFGSFGQIR; encoded by the coding sequence ATGTCAGGATATTCGGATAATCCTTTTATCAACAACACGCCTTCTTCGTCTCCGCAGAAACCTCGGGATGGAAATAGAGTTTTAAAGCGACCGTTCGGTAgctcatcgtcatcgtcattgCTGTCTTCTCCTAGTAGACAGTCACGAACTGCTGGCTCCATTGTCTATGCCGATCGCTTCATTCCAAACCGGACGGGTATTGATTTAAACACTTTGGCTTCTATAGGTAGTAGCGCCAGTCTACCGCCACCTGGCCCCTCCTCAACAGATGATCAAGTCgaattgcaaaaagagATTCAAGCACACGAAACGTTTGATGCAGTTCTTAAGAATGAGCTTTTTGGTGAGAAATTGGTGCGCGACGCTGTGGGAAAGGAAAGTAGCATCGATCGGATTAAGAATACTAGGTCTTCCGCGATTGATTTCTTGGGCGGGAGCAATAATACAGTACAAGATAGCTCAttgtttgatgaagagcaCCCAGACTCTGCACCCGCTACGCCGCGAAGGATCCTGCCTAGTAATGATGAGTATCGCAGGCCTTCGAGCAATTCACTTCGCGGTGCAAGCCTACTCACCTACACGGGAAGTAATGGTACTCGACCTTCAACGGTGTCCTTAATGCAGTCCCAAATCTTCGATTCAATGTCTCCGGTTCGCCCTGACTCAGAGAAGTTTCTTTTATCACCAGGTAGAAAGTTTAGGCAGATCGTCAAGATTCCATACAGAGTGCTCGACGCACCATCGCTTGCCGATGACTTCTACTATGACTTGGTCGATTGGTCTTCTACTGATATGTTGGCTGTGGCTCTTGGAAAGTCGATCTTTCTGACTGATAATGCTTCAGGTGATGTAGTTCACCTTTGCGATACCGAAAATGAATACACAAGCTTGAGCTGGGTCGGAGCAGGCTCTCATCTAGCTATAGGGCAAGCGAACGGTTTGGTCGAGATATATGACGTGGTGAAGAGGAAGTGTATTAGAACTTTGTCAGGGCATAAGGATAGGGTTGCTTGTCTCTCGTGGAACAACCACATATTAACATCAGGTAGTCGGGACAGGCGTATCCTCCATAGAGACGTCCGTGTACCTgactctttcttcgagcGCATAGAGACACACTCGCAAGAAGTATGTGGCTTAAAATGGAACCCAGAGAGCAATAAATTAGCATCTGGCGGGAATGATAATATGGTTTATGTATATGACGGGACCTCTAGATCGCCggtcttgaaatttgaagagcacACAGCAGCCGTGAAAGCCTTAGCGTGGTCGCCTCACAAGAGAGGAATTTTGGCCTCTGGTGGCGGTACAGCAGATCGAAAGCTAAAGACGTGGAATGTGAACACGGGATTCAAAGTAAATGAAGTCGATACGGGATCTCAGGTGTGCAATATGATCTGGTCGAAGAATACGGATGAAATCGTTACTTCACACGGCTATTCAAGGTACAATCTAACACTGTGGGATTATCCAACCATGAATCCGGTAGCGATATTAAAGGGACATAGTTTTAGGGTCTTGCACTTAACCTTGTCAGCAGACGGTACTACTGTGGTATCTGGCGCGGGTGATGAAACTCTCCGATATTGGAAGATTTTTGACAAACCGAAGGCTAAAGTAAAGCCAGATTCGGTGATTTTTGGGTCTTTTGGGCAAATAAGGTGA
- the TDEL0F02240 gene encoding Zn(II)2Cys6 transcription factor (ancestral locus Anc_4.121): MAEQKVITRNRPIKSCQYCYNHKLKCDKAQPCSACISCKTTDQCIYGFAKKSSKFSSGTITAKDKPINKKPFRMTTQRIKKVGKGSAVYKSKFSYPFFSSSINDKILSAGQFDKSEFADVSARNELHKFDRSASPARSLEEGLALLPSSKEAALSHVETYFERINPILPLFSQERVINAFTDVYHSLHVREAVDVINLLVIMAIFFCSSYAEVASGVIPDLLLCNNYYRTIRLLLDILEFPFRPHLEPLQAFTAVHFVIDPNMVDASAYAPMLVRMGQELGLHKGLTTDTIESKLMWNMLLYIEGSSSVVRGFPFLASASVMNEVPLPELEADIDCGYPISFTTGRCKINHVFRDIMELTSRKNITLEELESAEAKIETLYKEICTINVSLLKNHPAYSAYYSSTLNVFLYRLHLRYYALSCLKSEEDKLLYKTSHVVSSEGPIDIMGILAVKQKLRKEVIQLSLLLLLHTYKRLVQKDIDKFAWYTRGSTVMQYLFVIIKDVFENPEQPLEISEFSAIFRQTIDDDMLEIIQGSPVLCKYVLVEGVLALMELKLVALWSNEDIYKLLLVKAVKDRVWQVNGKVLKDNEDTINSLKKCKLFAIVVEQLQNLKSINFEECLEGWESDDFSVNMDKILTSWAVNLPNL, from the coding sequence ATGGCAGAGCAGAAAGTCATCACAAGAAATCGGCCCATCAAATCCTGCCAGTATTGTTATAATCACAAATTGAAGTGTGATAAAGCCCAACCTTGCTCAGCTTGTATATCATGCAAAACAACCGACCAATGTATCTATGGATTTGCTAAGAAGTCctcaaaattctcatcTGGAACAATCACGGCAAAAGATAAACCGATCAACAAGAAACCATTTCGTATGACAACGCAGCGCATCAAGAAGGTTGGCAAGGGTTCCGCGGTTTACAAATCAAAGTTCTCTTATCCGTTCTTCTCTAGTTCAATCAATGATAAAATACTAAGTGCTGGCCAGTTCGATAAGAGTGAATTTGCAGATGTATCAGCAAGAAATGAGCTCCACAAATTCGATAGATCAGCTTCCCCTGCTCGAAGCCTCGAAGAAGGGCTGGCACTTTTACCTTCGTCAAAAGAAGCGGCTTTGAGTCATGTTGAAACGTATTTCGAGCGAATAaatccaattcttccactCTTCAGCCAGGAGAGAGTCATAAATGCCTTCACGGATGTTTACCATTCCCTTCACGTGCGGGAAGCTGTTGATGTTATAAACCTATTGGTTATAATGGCAATCTTTTTCTGTTCTTCGTATGCTGAAGTGGCGTCAGGTGTAATTCCTGACCTACTACTTTGCAACAATTACTACAGAACAATACGGCTTCTTTTGGATATTCTCGAATTCCCTTTCAGGCCTCATTTAGAGCCTTTACAAGCTTTTACAGCAGTACACTTTGTTATTGATCCCAATATGGTTGATGCAAGTGCTTACGCTCCAATGTTAGTAAGAATGGGCCAGGAGTTAGGTTTGCATAAAGGCCTTACTACAGATACCATCGAGAGTAAGCTCATGTGGAACATGTTGCTTTATATTGAAGGATCATCATCTGTAGTACGGGGCTTTCCTTTTCTAGCCTCGGCATCAGTGATGAATGAGGTACCTCTTCCCGAGCTGGAAGCTGACATAGATTGTGGCTATCCAATATCCTTTACTACCGGTAGGTGCAAGATCAATCATGTTTTCCGGGATATCATGGAACTAACCTCACGAAAAAACATCACCCTAGAAGAACTAGAATCAGCAGAAGCCAAGATAGAGACTTTATACAAGGAAATCTGCACTATCAATGTTTCGTTACTTAAAAATCATCCAGCTTATTCCGCTTACTATTCAAGTACCCTCAACGTTTTCCTCTATCGTTTGCATCTAAGATACTATGCTCTTTCGTGCCTGAAGTCGGAAGAAGATAAACTCTTGTACAAAACGAGTCATGTTGTTTCATCTGAGGGACCCATTGACATTATGGGCATCCTCGCAGTGAAACAAAAACTCAGAAAAGAGGTCATTCAGCTGTCATTGTTATTGCTACTGCACACCTATAAAAGACTGGTCCAGAAAGATATAGATAAATTTGCTTGGTATACCCGAGGTTCAACTGTCATGCAATATCTCTTCGTTATTATTAAAGATGTTTTTGAAAACCCAGAACAGCCTCTTGAAATTAGCGAATTTTCAGCGATATTTCGCCAAACTATAGACGACGATATGTTAGAGATCATTCAAGGCAGTCCGGTACTATGTAAATATGTCCTAGTGGAAGGCGTGCTAGCGCTGATGGAGTTAAAGCTGGTTGCTTTATGGAGTAACGAGGATATCTACAAACTTCTGCTTGTTAAAGCCGTGAAAGATCGAGTGTGGCAAGTGAATGGGAAAGTGTTAAAGGATAACGAAGACACTATAAATTCCTTAAAAAAGTGCAAGCTCTTTGCTATTGTAGTCGAACAGCTACAAAACCTGAAGAGTATAAACTTTGAGGAATGTTTGGAAGGATGGGAATCTGATGACTTCTCTGTGAACATGGACAAGATTTTGACCAGCTGGGCGGTTAATTTACCCAATTTATAA
- the RFA1 gene encoding replication factor A subunit protein RFA1 (similar to Saccharomyces cerevisiae RFA1 (YAR007C); ancestral locus Anc_4.120) yields the protein MSNTQYPIEISTRYLQTNRGLITPMGVVYQVYNTRKSESTNSNRKNLIMVSDGVYHMKALLRNQAASKFQSLELQRGDVIRVTVAEPAIVRERKKYVLLVDDFELIQSGLDLINQSSEFLDSYFADHPNESLKDSVAGGTSAPPPVQPQQQQPAQKLPQPNQPQQKHDTLGSSSQKSRPIFAIEQLSPYQNMWTIKARVSYKGDIKTWHNQKGEGKLFNVNFLDTSGEIRATAFNEMATKFNEILQEGRVYYISKARLQPAKPQFTNLTHPYELSMDRDTVVEECFDESNVPKTHFSFTKLNAIPNQEANSTVDVLGIIQTVNPQFELTSRAGKKFDRRDIDIVDDSGYSITVGLWNQQAVDFNLAEGSVVAFKGIRVTDFGGKSLSMGFTSTMIPNPEVPEAYALKGWYDQKGHSENFSSLKQEAGAASSGANLAKFISQRISIATAQNENLGRSEKGDFFSIKGAVNFLKVDNFAYPACSNENCNKKVIEESDGTWRCEKCDTNNQAPDWRYMLTLSVLDETGQMWVTVFNDQAKQLLGIGANELMAMKDNDADLFTKTIQGIQMNQYDFRIRAREDNYNNQSRIRYTISNLHLLNFKAEADYLAEELRNAFLC from the coding sequence ATGAGTAATACTCAGTATCCAATAGAGATTTCCACAAGATATTTACAAACCAACAGAGGTTTGATAACCCCAATGGGGGTGGTGTACCAGGTGTACAACACGAGGAAGTCTGAGTCTACCAACAGCAACCGTAAGAATCTGATTATGGTCTCTGATGGTGTCTACCATATGAAGGCTCTGCTGAGGAATCAAGctgcttcaaagtttcaatctTTGGAGTTGCAGAGGGGCGATGTTATTCGTGTAACCGTTGCTGAACCGGCCATCGTGAGAGAAAGGAAGAAGTATGTGTTGTTGGTAGATGATTTTGAGCTTATACAGTCTGGGTTGGATTTAATCAACCAGTCAAGTGAGTTTTTGGATAGCTACTTTGCGGATCACCCAAATGAGAGTCTAAAAGATTCAGTGGCCGGGGGAACATCAGCTCCACCACCAGTGCAACctcagcaacaacagccAGCTCAAAAGTTACCTCAACCTAACCAGCCGCAACAAAAGCACGATACTCTAGGCTCATCTTCACAGAAATCGAGGCCTATCTTCGCTATCGAACAATTGTCACCATATCAGAATATGTGGACTATCAAAGCCAGAGTTTCCTACAAGGGAGATATCAAGACGTGGCACAACCAAAAGGGTGAAGGTAAGTTGTTCAATGTAAATTTCCTTGACACTTCGGGTGAAATTAGGGCCACAGCCTTCAACGAAATGGCCACCAAGTTCAATGAGATATTACAGGAAGGTAGAGTTTACTACATATCGAAGGCTAGATTGCAACCAGCTAAACCGCAGTTCACCAATTTGACTCATCCCTACGAGTTAAGCATGGACCGAGACACTGTAGTGGAAGAATGTTTTGATGAGAGTAACGTTCCAAAGACCCATTTCAGCTTCACAAAATTGAATGCTATTCCAAATCAAGAAGCCAACTCTACTGTCGACGTCCTTGGAATAATTCAGACGGTAAACCCTCAATTTGAGCTCACTTCAAGAGCCGGTAAGAAATTCGATCGTCGTGACATCGACATAGTGGATGACTCAGGTTATTCTATCACTGTTGGCCTCTGGAACCAGCAAGCTGTCGATTTCAACCTAGCGGAAGGTTCTGTTGTGGCTTTCAAAGGCATAAGGGTTACTGACTTTGGCGGGAAGTCCCTCTCGATGGGGTTCACGAGTACTATGATCCCCAACCCAGAAGTACCGGAAGCCTATGCTTTAAAGGGTTGGTACGACCAGAAAGGTCACTCAGAGAActtttcctctttgaaACAGGAGGCCGGTGCAGCATCCTCTGGTGCTaatttggccaaatttATCTCTCAACGTATAAGTATTGCGACTGCTCAAAATGAGAATTTGGGTAGAAGTGAAAAGGGAGACTTCTTCAGCATCAAAGGCGCagtcaattttttgaaagttgaCAACTTCGCTTATCCTGCTTGCTCGAATGAGAATTGTAATAAGAAGGTTATCGAAGAATCCGACGGTACTTGGAGATGTGAAAAATGTGATACCAACAATCAAGCTCCAGATTGGAGGTATATGTTAACGCTGTCTGTTCTGGATGAAACTGGTCAGATGTGGGTTACAGTTTTCAACGATCAGGCCAAACAGTTGTTAGGGATTGGTGCCAATGAATTGATGGCAATGAAGGACAACGATGCAGATTTGTTCACCAAAACTATCCAAGGTATTCAAATGAACCAGTATGATTTTAGAATCAGAGCCAGGGAGGATAACTACAACAATCAGAGTAGAATAAGGTACACAATTTCCAATCTGCACTTGCTCAACTTTAAAGCAGAGGCGGATTACTTAGCTGAAGAGTTAAGAAACGCTTTTCTATGCTAA
- the RPN14 gene encoding Rpn14p (similar to Saccharomyces cerevisiae RPN14 (YGL004C); ancestral locus Anc_4.119): MNSCKKVPVCHIQYDFEQCVAEETDGGQFYVNVDRSLNEVEEFTVKFSAGGNQFDAGEGGSFNKVDDHLYQTTLGETLEKENMTRGGVDCRFRTMDRDYTMNSHQDDEDEIQWTAIDAVGVPHELYALGNAKGDIKVYDKKLDLQREMKGAHLSDITSLRFFPSGEVLLSSSNDMQLKIWSVIDGSNPRTFAGHKSEVTDTCLIERGRNFLSSSADGTIRLWECGSGETLNVFARKENPNDGINSMALFEDGSSTDGSHPMEFGTQGKHVLAGHCSGVITLHDIFNKEQEVQLPSKFSSSCNTVATDPESTNFFYAGYQNGALAQWDLRKPLEPIDYMYINEGLPINYIYSLSKGLYISSGLDTSLKLNMSTYKSNGTIGRSILDRPTFLVSNDYRVAQFTLTPDTKHIIAVGNWGFCGKYSSEDKYCK; encoded by the coding sequence ATGAACAGCTGTAAGAAGGTTCCTGTGTGCCATATCCAGTACGACTTTGAGCAATGCGTCGCTGAAGAAACTGACGGAGGTCAATTTTATGTCAATGTCGATAGATCGTTGAACgaagttgaagagtttaCTGTCAAGTTTTCTGCTGGAGGAAACCAATTCGATGCCGGTGAAGGTGGTTCATTTAATAAGGTTGATGATCACTTGTATCAAACGACCTTGGGTGAAACCctggagaaagaaaatatgACTCGGGGTGGGGTGGATTGTAGGTTCCGGACAATGGATAGAGATTATACAATGAATTCGCATcaagatgacgaggatgaaatCCAATGGACTGCCATAGACGCCGTTGGGGTACCACATGAACTATATGCTCTAGGAAATGCCAAAGGGGACATTAAGGTCTACGACAAGAAATTAGATTTACAACGAGAGATGAAAGGAGCACACTTGAGCGATATAACTTCTCTTAGGTTTTTCCCAAGCGGTGAAGTGCTACTGTCTAGTTCGAACGAcatgcaattgaagatatggTCAGTAATCGATGGATCCAATCCACGCACTTTTGCAGGGCACAAATCTGAGGTAACCGATACATGCTTGattgaaagaggaagaaacttcttgtcatcatcagcTGATGGAACTATCAGGTTATGGGAATGTGGTTCAGGTGAAACGCTCAACGTATTTGCGAGAAAAGAGAACCCTAACGATGGAATCAATTCAATGGCCCTCTTCGAAGATGGGAGTTCGACGGACGGCTCTCATCCTATGGAGTTTGGTACTCAAGGCAAACATGTCCTCGCAGGGCATTGTTCAGGTGTGATCACGCTTCatgatatcttcaacaaagagCAAGAGGTTCAACTACCCAGTAAATTCTCCTCTTCGTGTAACACTGTGGCGACAGATCCTGAAAGtaccaattttttttatGCTGGCTATCAGAATGGAGCACTAGCACAGTGGGACCTGAGAAAACCGTTGGAACCAATAGATTATATGTACATCAACGAAGGGCTCCCAATAAATTACATATACAGCTTATCGAAGGGACTCTACATTTCATCAGGCCTCGATACCAGCCTCAAATTGAATATGAGTACTTATAAGTCGAATGGAACGATAGGAAGGTCCATCTTAGATCGCCCGACTTTCCTGGTCTCTAACGACTACAGAGTCGCCCAATTCACTTTAACCCCAGATACAAAGCATATAATAGCCGTCGGAAACTGGGGATTTTGTGGCAAGTACAGTTCGGAGGATAAATATTGTAAATAA
- the COG7 gene encoding Golgi transport complex subunit COG7 (similar to Saccharomyces cerevisiae COG7 (YGL005C); ancestral locus Anc_4.118) has product MNAKDADVTTTSTGRDDEILGIFFDQSFVPQAFVDILLSNAAEHGLSQAQTVSSSLLSRLDYYTKNLTRELESTVRKLENLSGALPSAWAANVDVNNEESGPLSRPNFGRPSKMEYYLDTLTSAVRTIDSDMTKIDGQLDELNHKYLGSEKTAEKLRKLELIKGRLQKASQNFITIKSILDIAVISQDKKMSDSQLTISISDFKSSLKTLQDTISQSLMESSNKESASEKNQELLDKIDLFVDLKPLFKDLEMFNPVFTEFTEAIKGSARDYLSTKDLERDFII; this is encoded by the coding sequence atgaacgCCAAGGATGCTGATGTAACAACGACGAGTACTGGaagagatgatgaaattctGGGAATATTTTTCGATCAATCGTTCGTTCCACAAGCCTTTGTTGATATACTACTGTCCAATGCAGCAGAGCACGGATTGAGCCAAGCACAAACGGTATCCTCCTCTCTCCTCTCGCGACTTGATTACTATACCAAGAACCTAACTAGGGAATTGGAGTCGACAGTACGAAAGTTGGAGAATCTCTCCGGGGCTCTTCCGTCAGCATGGGCAGCCAACGTCGATGTCAATAACGAAGAGTCAGGGCCACTCTCCAGGCCAAACTTTGGCAGACCTTCGAAAATGGAATACTATTTGGACACATTGACAAGCGCCGTCCGAACTATTGATAGTGACATGACTAAAATCGATGGCCAACTGGATGAGCTGAATCACAAATATCTGGGCAGTGAAAAGACGGCTGAAAAGCTCAGAAAACTCGAACTAATAAAAGGGAGGTTGCAAAAGGCATCGCAAAACTTTATAACGATCAAGAGTATCCTGGACATAGCGGTAATATCtcaagacaagaagatgagcGACTCTCAGCTGACCATCAGCATCTCGGACTTCAAATCTTCGCTGAAAACTCTACAAGATACTATTAGTCAATCATTGATGGAGTCTTCAAACAAAGAGAGTGCTTCGGAGAAAAATCAGGAACTACTGGATAAGATTGACCTATTTGTCGATTTGAAGCCTCTGTTTAAAGATCTCGAAATGTTTAATCCAGTTTTTACAGAGTTCACAGAAGCAATCAAGGGTTCAGCCCGCGACTATCTGAGTACAAAGGATTTAGAGCGTGACTTTATCATATGA